A window of Ipomoea triloba cultivar NCNSP0323 chromosome 2, ASM357664v1 contains these coding sequences:
- the LOC116010842 gene encoding uncharacterized protein LOC116010842, which yields MTGNVEREREEPNLTTRPLHNFTLPSCLKWGHQKHLRRMKRGNFSGDHPEVNNGDKKPSVEDDDSNPAAACPWTLRSHRARDGTGKVVNLVQPQKSKFSIALSREEIEADFTAFTGAKPPRKPKKRPKAIQQEIDVRDKDNAEEAKLNSKEEKE from the exons atgaCTGGGAACGtcgagagagaaagagaggagcCTAATCTGACAACTAGGCCTCTTCACAACTTCACATTGCCGTCGTGCCTCAAATGGGGTCACCAAAAACACCTTCGTAGGATGAAGCGCGGCAATTTTTCCGGTGATCACCCCGAGGTCAACAATGGCGATAAGAAACCCTCTGTGGAGGACGACGACTCCAACCCCGCTGCTGCCTGCCCATGGACTTTGCGTAGTCACCGAGCTAGGGACGGGACTGGAAAAGTAGTGAACTTAGTGCAGCCACAGAAGAGTAAGTTTTCAATCGCCCTCTCCAGAGAAGAGATTGAAGCAGATTTCACTGCCTTCACCGGTGCCAAACCACCCAGAAAACCCAAGAAAAGGCCCAAAGCTATTCAGCAGGAGATTGAT GTGAGAGATAAAGATAATGCAGAGGAGGCAAAGTTAAATTCCAAAGAGGAAAAAGAGTAA
- the LOC116003965 gene encoding uncharacterized protein LOC116003965 → MIRKKIITCAIHWKHISSGFATVATKDGSEHVEPLRNRLSDKMEQESAKLEDFHAVVDWAYKIDPLRCISLHGVTERYISGQKSDTAGFVRILLDDLESRISVLFSRVTSCILAYQLL, encoded by the exons ATGATAAGAAAGAAGATTATTACCTGTGCAATTCACTGGAAGCATATATCATCTGGCTTCGCCACCGTCGCCACAAAAG ATGGAAGTGAACATGTAGAACCATTAAGGAACCGCCTCTCAGATAAAATGGAGCAAGAAAGTGCTAAGTTG GAAGACTTTCATGCTGTGGTAGATTGGGCATACAAGATTGATCCTTTGCGTTGCATATCATTGCATGGAGTCACAGAACGGTATATTTCTGGTCAGAAATCTGATACAGCAGGATTTGTTCGTATCTTGCTTGATGACCTTGAATCTAGAATATCTGTACTATTTAGCCGTGTAACCAGCTGCATCCTTGCTTATCAACTTTTATAG